A genomic window from Massilia sp. METH4 includes:
- a CDS encoding P-II family nitrogen regulator, whose protein sequence is MKQITAVIKPFKLDEVREALAEVNVTGLTVTEVKGFGRQKGHTELYRGAEYVVDFLPKVKVEVVVDDGVAEQVVDAIIKAARTGKIGDGKIFVQNVEQVVRIRTGETGPDAV, encoded by the coding sequence ATGAAACAGATTACCGCCGTTATCAAGCCCTTCAAGCTGGACGAGGTGCGCGAAGCGCTGGCCGAAGTGAACGTCACCGGCCTGACCGTCACGGAAGTGAAGGGCTTCGGTCGCCAGAAGGGCCACACCGAGCTGTATCGGGGCGCCGAATACGTGGTGGACTTCCTGCCGAAGGTGAAGGTGGAAGTGGTGGTGGACGACGGCGTGGCCGAGCAGGTGGTGGATGCCATCATCAAGGCCGCCCGCACCGGCAAGATCGGCGATGGCAAGATCTTCGTGCAGAACGTGGAGCAGGTGGTGCGGATTCGCACGGGCGAGACGGGGCCGGATGCGGTTTAA
- a CDS encoding trimeric intracellular cation channel family protein, protein MKIVPHVSLVTIIEVIAILVGAFSGFVEARRKRMDIVGVIIVAFIAAFGGGTLRDILLDKRPLFWVQHQEYTILLFVLALAVAPFMKHLRHIVSERLIVVADAMGLGLFAVAGVSQALAAQMPVFIAAMMGVITGIFGGVLRDIVCNEVPMVFRDGKPYAICAFFGCWLYILLRQVQVGEDIALWSSAATITVMRLVTWKFDLRVGRP, encoded by the coding sequence ATGAAAATCGTCCCCCACGTTTCCCTCGTCACCATCATCGAAGTGATCGCCATCCTGGTCGGGGCGTTCTCGGGATTCGTGGAAGCGCGCCGCAAGCGCATGGACATCGTGGGGGTCATCATCGTGGCCTTCATCGCCGCGTTCGGCGGCGGCACCTTGCGCGACATCCTGCTGGATAAACGCCCGCTGTTCTGGGTGCAGCACCAGGAATACACGATCCTGCTGTTCGTGCTCGCGCTGGCCGTGGCGCCCTTCATGAAGCACCTGCGCCATATCGTTTCCGAGCGCCTGATCGTGGTGGCCGATGCGATGGGCCTGGGCCTGTTCGCGGTGGCCGGCGTGTCGCAGGCACTCGCGGCGCAGATGCCGGTCTTCATCGCGGCGATGATGGGCGTGATCACGGGAATCTTCGGCGGCGTGCTGCGCGATATCGTCTGCAACGAAGTACCGATGGTGTTCAGGGATGGCAAGCCCTACGCGATCTGCGCGTTCTTCGGGTGCTGGCTGTATATCCTGCTGCGGCAGGTGCAGGTGGGCGAGGATATTGCGCTGTGGTCGTCGGCGGCGACCATTACCGTGATGCGGCTGGTGACGTGGAAGTTCGATTTGCGGGTGGGGAGGCCGTAG
- a CDS encoding Smr/MutS family protein, producing the protein MAGGSLKDFAALKALGQQLKGKHEEREREEAARAKAEAERIEREKQAAAEATIFRSTMKGVQKMPESNRYVPQAPKPVIAPPPAPKRKLTAAEQKDDDAAVLRESLSDLFGVEHYMEEEPTLNYLAPGVGGDVMKRLRKGYWPVQDELDLHGLRRDDAREALAGFLLRANQRNQRCVCVIHGRGFSSRGGEPVLKSMVHSWLVQTEGVIAFCQAHAAEGGEGALIVLLRAALRPER; encoded by the coding sequence ATGGCAGGTGGCAGCCTGAAGGATTTCGCGGCACTGAAGGCCCTGGGGCAGCAGCTCAAGGGCAAGCACGAGGAGCGCGAGCGCGAGGAAGCGGCGCGCGCCAAGGCGGAGGCAGAGCGCATCGAGCGCGAAAAGCAGGCAGCGGCCGAGGCCACCATCTTCCGCTCGACGATGAAGGGCGTGCAAAAGATGCCGGAGTCGAACCGCTACGTACCGCAGGCGCCCAAGCCCGTCATCGCCCCGCCCCCTGCACCGAAGCGCAAGCTGACCGCCGCCGAACAGAAGGACGACGACGCGGCCGTGCTGCGCGAGTCGCTGTCCGACCTGTTCGGGGTCGAGCACTACATGGAAGAGGAGCCGACGCTGAACTACCTCGCCCCCGGCGTGGGCGGCGACGTGATGAAGCGCCTGCGCAAGGGTTACTGGCCCGTGCAGGACGAGCTGGACCTGCACGGCCTGCGCCGCGACGATGCACGCGAGGCCCTCGCCGGCTTCCTTCTTCGCGCCAACCAGCGCAACCAGCGCTGCGTGTGCGTGATCCACGGCCGCGGCTTCAGCTCGCGCGGCGGCGAGCCGGTGCTGAAATCGATGGTGCACAGCTGGCTGGTGCAGACCGAGGGCGTGATCGCCTTCTGCCAGGCGCATGCCGCCGAGGGTGGCGAGGGTGCGCTGATCGTGCTGCTGCGGGCGGCACTCCGACCCGAGCGCTGA